Below is a genomic region from Ferrovum sp. PN-J185.
TACGATTAATAGCGTGACATCAGTGTGCTCTACCATTCCCAATGGTGCTATGATCTCAGCGCGCGGAATTACCCAGCCTGTAATAGGAACAAATACATTCGTACCGAATGTAGTGAGCGCATTTACTGGAACGAGTGCAATTAATCCAGGTGGTTCAACACTACAAGTTGGTCAAACCGTGGAAATTGAGGGCACTGTTTCACTGGTATCTGGTACAAATTTTGTTGTACGTGGTATTACTATTGATGGAAGTCAGTTAACAACAAACTTTCCTACAGTGGGAGCGAAAGTAGAGTTTACGGGTACAGTTAACGCAAATGGATCAATTGTTGCTTCTGCAGTTCAGTCTGAACTCTCCTCAACACTATCCAGAACAATTTTTACTGCACCAATTACCGTAGCAGCTATTACCAGTGGTGCTACAGCAGCCACTAATTGTGCAGCGTCTTTACCCGCTTACACAGTAACAATTTTAGGGCAACCAGTAGTAGTTGACTGTAATACTGAAATTGCTGATCGTACAGCGACGACTTTTGCTGCATTTAATATTACTAATTTCTCATCTTATTTGGCCTCTTTGGCTACAGCCACATCTAGTCCTACTGTATACACTGTGATTTCAACTTATTTAGATGCATCATCAATCCGTCGCGCCACAGGTATCAGTGTTATCAAAGCACCTACAACAGGATTTGTGAGTGTTTCAGGTTTGGCTACAACAGGAACTAGTGCAGTAGGTCTTACTCCTATTGTGGTCCAAGGAGTAACTGTTGATTTTGGTTCAGCCACAACTACTATTTTAGTAAATAACTCACCAACTACCTCTAGTTCGTTAAGTATTAATGCCGGCGATTATGTTACTGCTGTTGGTGCAGTTAATACTACTAATGCCAGTGAGGTGAATACTAATATTGCAACAGGTGTATTAGCAGTGGTTCAACAGGGAACTATGCAAAATAACGCCAACACTCACCTTGGAGAAAGCGGTGATCATGGCGGTGGCAATATAGGTTTCCGAGGTTTTGATAATTAATAATTATTAGTAAAATATCAGTATATAGAGCCTAGAAGTTGTATTTTCTAGGCTCTTTTTATGATAAGGCCTGTATTAGTTCATTGCGGATATTTTCACGTTGTCCCGTTTGTTCAAGACCAGTGTCGTCCAAAATAAATACGTCCTCAACACGTTCTCCTAATGTATTGATACGTGCACTCTTTAAATTGATACGATGACCAACTAATACACGCGCAATTCTATACAATAGTCCAGGACGATCTCCAGCAACGATAGTGAGTGAGCGATCATGGTGTCTTTCTCTATCACCAAAATGAACCATCACTTCTATGGGGAAATGTTGCAAATGTCTTGATATTCTAGAGTTCAGCGGTTCTTCTAGAGAGGATTGTTGGATTAACCTAGTTTGCAATTCTTCTTCAATACGTTTAATTACATGACGGTAATGATCATTCTCTTCACTTTTATGAACTATTTGAAATGTATCTAAAGCATAACCATTAAGCGAAGTATGAATTTTTGCCTCTTGAATGGTGTAAGAGATTTTTTCAAAATAACCACAAATTCTTGCAAATAAAGCTGTTTGATCAGGGGAGTAAATGAGAACCTGAATACCCTCTCCAAGAGGGGAAAGTCTTGCTTTGACAATGGGTTTAGTAGAGTCAATAACTCCTTGTAGCGATCTTGCGTGCCAAGTGATCTCTTTTTCATCATAGCGTTGGAAATAAAACGGATCCACTATCCGCCATAATTTAATTTGTGATGAATCTAATAACCCGTAATGCTTTAAGGTATTTAGAACACGTTGCTTTTTCTCTTCAATCTCGGTATCAATATCAGTTTGATGGCCATCAAAGTAACGTTCAGTGAGTCGATATAAGTCTTCTAGTAATTTGGCTTTCCATGCATTCCATACTTTAGGGCTGGTTCCCCTAACATCTGCTACTGTAAGTAGATACAAGGCAGTTAAATGTCGTTTGTCTTTTACGCTTAAAGCAAATTTCTCAATGACTTCAGGATCAGATAAATCTTGTTTTTGCGCTACGGAAGACATACGTAAATGGCTCTCAACCAACCAAGATACAAAGTTTGTATCGTATTTTGATAAACCATGCGTAGTACAAAATTCTTGTGCATCCTCACAGCCTAGAAGAGAATGGTCTCCACCTCTGCCTTTGGCAATATCATGAAATAGAGCAGCAATATAGAGTAGATCAACACGATCAAATTGACGCATTAAAATTGAACAAAATGGAAACTCATGATCATACTGAGGTACTGCGAATCGTCTTAAGTTAGTTAATACCCGCAGAATGTGTTCATCAACTGTGTAAACATGAAATAAGTCATGTTGCATTTGCCCTTCGATTTTACCGAAGGAGGGGATATAGCGCCCTAAAATCCCGAAATAATTCATTCTTTTTAATACTTCAGCAGTCCTTAGTGGTTGCCTAAGTATGTCCATAAACACCTCTTGATTGTGAGGGTTTATACGAAATTGGTGATCAATTAACTTTTGCGCACGCCACAAATCACGAATAGCTGTTGGAGTAAACCCTCTTAATTTGGGATACTTTTGTAGCATTAAAAAACCGTCAAAAATCAAATCAGGCTGAGTACTGAATAAGTTTTCTGGTGTGGTTCCGAGTAAGTCATCTTGGCGAATAAAATGATCAGAAAGTCGTTGTTGTTTTTCTGTTTCTTGCGTTTTGGAAAATTGCGCTTTGACTTGTTCAATAATAATAGTGTTAATTAATAAGACCGACTTAGCTGTTTGATAGTATTGCTGCATCATCATTTCGCTTGCGCGATGATTTTCTTTGTCTTTAAATCCTAATTCATTTGCTAATTGGTTTTGATAATCAAACAGCAATCTGTCTTCACGTCTTTTAGCAAGATAATGTAAACGTATTCGTAAGTTTGCAAGATATTTAATTAAAGATTTTATTTTGGTTATTTCTTGTTCAAATAAAATACCTGCTGTGACTAAGTCTTGCCACGTATTGCCATACCCTGCACCCCAAGACAACCAAATAATGGTGTGCAGATCTCTAATCCCTCCTGGACTTTCTTTTATATGAGGCTCTAAATTAAAAGCGGTATCATTGTGTTTGTGATGACGATCTTTTTGCTCTTTAATTTTACCTAGGATAAATTGATTTAAATCCAAAGTATGGAACAAACCTTTTCTCAGTCCTTCCAAGTGGTTTGGTTGACCAATAACCAAACGCGAATCAATAAGGGTTGTTGCAATAGTAATATCTTCTTGTGCTACTTCAAGACATTCATCAAGGGTTCTTACGCTATGCCCAACTTCAAGACCAATATCCCAGAATAACCCAATTAATGACTCAATTTTTGTTAAGCATTCAGTTGATAACTCTTTATCAATTAATATTAGTAAATCTATATCTGAGAAAGGAAATAACTCCGCTCTCCCATAGCCACCAACAGCAATGAGACTGATTTTGTCATTAAAATCAAACTCTTTCCATATTTTGGTTAATACATCATCAACAACCCCCGTCCACTTATTGAGTAACCAATTTGGATTGGGTTTTTGGTAATACTGAGTTTTTAATTTTTCTCGTTGTTCAAGTAAATGTTGACGAATTGTTTTTATATCAATGTTGATCATAATGTAGGACGAGATGGACATCCTTCAGATTGTGTCAATACTTCATAACCTGTTTCAGTGACAAGAACCGTGTGTTCCCACTGTGCAGACAAACTGTGATCGGCAGTAACAATAGTCCAACCGTCAGCTAATTGTCTAATTTCTTTCTTGCCTGCGTTAATCATTGGTTCAATGGTGAAAATCATACCAGGACGAAGTTTTATACCAGTTCCTTTCCTTCCATAGTGTAAAACTTGGGGGTCCTCATGAAATTCTTTACCAATACCATGTCCGCAAAACTCCCTAACAACACTATAACCTGCATTTTCTGCATAGGACTGAATAGCAAAACCTATGTCACCTAAAAAGGCCTCAGGCTTAACTTGTTCAATACCAATCCACATAGATTCAAACGTGATTTGGCAGAGTCTTGTTGCTTGTTTACTACCTTCACCAACCACAAACATTCTACTGGTATCTCCGTGGAAGCCATCCTTAATCACGGTAATATCAAGATTAACAATATCGCCATTTTTAAGAGTTTTACTACCTGGAATACCATGACAGACTTGGTGGTTAACCGAAGTACAAATCGATTTTGGATAAGGTGTGTAACCCGGAGGGCAATAATTAAGTGGCGCTGGAATAGTCTGTTGAATATTTACCATGTAGTCATGGCATAACCTATCAAGCTCTTCTGTAGTAACGCCCGGTTTAACATAAGGGGTAATAAAATCAAGGACTTCGCTGGCTAAGCGCCCAGCAACACGCATTGCTGCGATTTCTTGTGTATTTTTAATATGAATTTTCATGGAATGACCTAATGATATTTATTTGCATTATAGCATTTTAGGGTACGTTCCTTGAAAACAACCCTTAAAAATGCTAAAATTAAGAGCTTTTATTAAAAGGTCTATGAAAGACTTTAAGATAGAAGCTGGAGAATTCGTTACATACGATTCTATTTTAAAACGACTCATGCCGATATATTGTTAGGGTGCTTTTTTAAAAAGTTAGCTAATCGGCAGAGGCTCAACCCTCACACTAAGGAGTGTTTTTATGTCAGTTACAATGCGTCAAATGTTAGAAGCTGGTGTTCACTTTGGGCATCAAACCCGTTTTTGGAATCCCAAGATGGCCCCTTACATCTTTGGTCATCGTAATAAAATCCATATTATTAATTTAGAAAAAACGTTGCCGATGTACCAAGAAGCCATGAAGTTTATCCGTCAGGTGGCAAATAACAAAGGTACCGTTTTGTTTGTTGGAACTAAACGTCAAGCAAGAGAAATCGTTCGCGAAGAGGCTTTACGCAGCAACTCGCCGTTCGTTGATCACCGTTGGCTTGGTGGTATGTTAACCAATTTTAAAACTGTTAAACAGTCAATTAAACGTCTCAACGAATTAACAACAATGACAACCGATGGTACTTTAGAAAAGTTACCAAAAAAAGAAGCATTGAACTATCAACGTGAATTGGAAAAATTGGAACGCAGTCTTGGTGGTTTCAAAGACATGCAAGGTATTCCTGATGCTATGTTTGTAATCGACGTGGGTTACCAGAAAAATGCTATTGTTGAAGCTCGTAAGTTAGGTATTCCAATTATCGGTGTGGTTGATACCAATAACTCTACCGAAGGGGTTGACTACGTGATTCCTGGTAATGATGACTCAACGCGTGCTATTCGTTTGTATGCTCGTGGTGTTGCTGATGCTATCTTGGAAGGTCGTTCTGCAAGTATTTCCGAAATCGTCAAAGGCGAAGAGTACGAAGAAGTTGTTGAGCCTACACAAGAGTAATAGTGTTGTCTAATTAAGATAAAGCTTTAAGGAGTTTGAAAATGGCGGAAATTACCGCAAGTTTAGTGAAAGAGTTACGTGAGTTAACTGGTCTTGGCATGATGGAATGTAAAAAGGCTCTCACAGAATCTAATGGTGACTTAAAGGCTGCCGAAGATTTATTAAGAATACGTAGTGGTGCAAAAGCCAGTAAAGCAGCTGGCCGAATCGCTGCTGAAGGCGTGGTTGCAACTTACGTAAATGCAGAAGGCAATCTCGGTGTAATGGTTGAAGTTAATTGCGAGACTGACTTTGTTGGTAAAAATGAAGATTTCGTTTCTTTTGCAAAAATGGCTGCAGAATGTGCCGCCAACTCTCAAGTTGCTGATGTAGAGACCTTGGGTCAATGCAAAACTTCAGCCGGTGAAATTCTTGAGGAATCAAGAAAAGCTTTGGTTATGAAATTAGGCGAGAATGTAACTATTCGTCGTTTTGCGCGCTTTAATGCGAAGGGTCGTCTTTCTCAATATCTTCATGGTGCAAAAATTGGTGTCATGATTGACGTTGAGGGTGGAGATGATGCTTTAGGTAAAGACTTGGCTATGCATATTGCTGCAAGTAAACCAATTTGTGTTTCTAAGGACGAAGTGCCTGCGGAAATCTTAACTAAAGAGCGTGAGATTTATACTGCTCAGGCAGCTGAATCTGGTAAACCAGCTGATATTATCGCTAAGATGGTGGATGGAAGAATTGCAAAATATTTGGCTGAGGTAACCTTAATGGGACAACCTTTTGTTAAAGATCCAGA
It encodes:
- the tsf gene encoding translation elongation factor Ts, yielding MAEITASLVKELRELTGLGMMECKKALTESNGDLKAAEDLLRIRSGAKASKAAGRIAAEGVVATYVNAEGNLGVMVEVNCETDFVGKNEDFVSFAKMAAECAANSQVADVETLGQCKTSAGEILEESRKALVMKLGENVTIRRFARFNAKGRLSQYLHGAKIGVMIDVEGGDDALGKDLAMHIAASKPICVSKDEVPAEILTKEREIYTAQAAESGKPADIIAKMVDGRIAKYLAEVTLMGQPFVKDPDQTVEKLLAAKKARVHSFTMYVVGEGIEKKSEDFAAEVAAAAGAAMA
- a CDS encoding [protein-PII] uridylyltransferase, with product MINIDIKTIRQHLLEQREKLKTQYYQKPNPNWLLNKWTGVVDDVLTKIWKEFDFNDKISLIAVGGYGRAELFPFSDIDLLILIDKELSTECLTKIESLIGLFWDIGLEVGHSVRTLDECLEVAQEDITIATTLIDSRLVIGQPNHLEGLRKGLFHTLDLNQFILGKIKEQKDRHHKHNDTAFNLEPHIKESPGGIRDLHTIIWLSWGAGYGNTWQDLVTAGILFEQEITKIKSLIKYLANLRIRLHYLAKRREDRLLFDYQNQLANELGFKDKENHRASEMMMQQYYQTAKSVLLINTIIIEQVKAQFSKTQETEKQQRLSDHFIRQDDLLGTTPENLFSTQPDLIFDGFLMLQKYPKLRGFTPTAIRDLWRAQKLIDHQFRINPHNQEVFMDILRQPLRTAEVLKRMNYFGILGRYIPSFGKIEGQMQHDLFHVYTVDEHILRVLTNLRRFAVPQYDHEFPFCSILMRQFDRVDLLYIAALFHDIAKGRGGDHSLLGCEDAQEFCTTHGLSKYDTNFVSWLVESHLRMSSVAQKQDLSDPEVIEKFALSVKDKRHLTALYLLTVADVRGTSPKVWNAWKAKLLEDLYRLTERYFDGHQTDIDTEIEEKKQRVLNTLKHYGLLDSSQIKLWRIVDPFYFQRYDEKEITWHARSLQGVIDSTKPIVKARLSPLGEGIQVLIYSPDQTALFARICGYFEKISYTIQEAKIHTSLNGYALDTFQIVHKSEENDHYRHVIKRIEEELQTRLIQQSSLEEPLNSRISRHLQHFPIEVMVHFGDRERHHDRSLTIVAGDRPGLLYRIARVLVGHRINLKSARINTLGERVEDVFILDDTGLEQTGQRENIRNELIQALS
- a CDS encoding DUF5666 domain-containing protein, translated to MGFLTQKRWTGIIVFLSLIGLVSCGGGGGGGTSSSATPTSLQSTATVSNGTVTALGSVFVNGHEFDTSSANIVDADTGIVNSSLNSALLSSGLLSPVVGMTVAVNSATNSTVAVPVAKEVRITPLVRGYVDASDMTAGTITVMGQTIQITSSTSFTDKRACTTGITSCVPVTGQSNLQSTSGNVVGTYVIVYGYSYAQSGSSMAQIVATMVSAWDETNTVFTQPFTTDNGVSTELYPFKVSGAVSLANGIYTVGNETINLASATCTINSVTSVCSTIPNGAMISARGITQPVIGTNTFVPNVVSAFTGTSAINPGGSTLQVGQTVEIEGTVSLVSGTNFVVRGITIDGSQLTTNFPTVGAKVEFTGTVNANGSIVASAVQSELSSTLSRTIFTAPITVAAITSGATAATNCAASLPAYTVTILGQPVVVDCNTEIADRTATTFAAFNITNFSSYLASLATATSSPTVYTVISTYLDASSIRRATGISVIKAPTTGFVSVSGLATTGTSAVGLTPIVVQGVTVDFGSATTTILVNNSPTTSSSLSINAGDYVTAVGAVNTTNASEVNTNIATGVLAVVQQGTMQNNANTHLGESGDHGGGNIGFRGFDN
- the rpsB gene encoding 30S ribosomal protein S2 — its product is MSVTMRQMLEAGVHFGHQTRFWNPKMAPYIFGHRNKIHIINLEKTLPMYQEAMKFIRQVANNKGTVLFVGTKRQAREIVREEALRSNSPFVDHRWLGGMLTNFKTVKQSIKRLNELTTMTTDGTLEKLPKKEALNYQRELEKLERSLGGFKDMQGIPDAMFVIDVGYQKNAIVEARKLGIPIIGVVDTNNSTEGVDYVIPGNDDSTRAIRLYARGVADAILEGRSASISEIVKGEEYEEVVEPTQE
- the map gene encoding type I methionyl aminopeptidase; translation: MKIHIKNTQEIAAMRVAGRLASEVLDFITPYVKPGVTTEELDRLCHDYMVNIQQTIPAPLNYCPPGYTPYPKSICTSVNHQVCHGIPGSKTLKNGDIVNLDITVIKDGFHGDTSRMFVVGEGSKQATRLCQITFESMWIGIEQVKPEAFLGDIGFAIQSYAENAGYSVVREFCGHGIGKEFHEDPQVLHYGRKGTGIKLRPGMIFTIEPMINAGKKEIRQLADGWTIVTADHSLSAQWEHTVLVTETGYEVLTQSEGCPSRPTL